The following proteins are co-located in the Pontiella desulfatans genome:
- a CDS encoding FxsA family protein — protein MPLHYLIALFIGMPILELAILLKLHEVLHFWPTFLLIILTGALGVTLVKRQGLSIINRIQQEMAIGNLPAPQMIDGVMVLIAGALLVTPGLVTDLVGFSLLVPFIREHIRGWLRKKLEEKVRSGYIQVNVNRP, from the coding sequence ATGCCGTTGCACTACCTCATTGCGCTGTTCATTGGAATGCCGATTCTTGAATTGGCGATTCTATTGAAGCTCCATGAGGTTCTGCACTTCTGGCCCACCTTCCTGCTGATTATCCTGACGGGAGCCCTTGGCGTGACCCTGGTCAAGCGCCAGGGCCTTTCGATCATCAACCGGATCCAGCAGGAAATGGCGATCGGCAACCTGCCGGCTCCGCAGATGATCGACGGGGTCATGGTGCTCATCGCCGGCGCGTTGCTGGTTACGCCGGGCCTGGTTACCGACCTCGTTGGCTTCTCCCTGCTCGTGCCTTTCATCCGCGAACACATCCGTGGTTGGCTGCGGAAAAAGCTAGAGGAAAAAGTCCGTAGCGGCTACATACAGGTGAATGTTAACCGACCGTGA
- a CDS encoding DUF2293 domain-containing protein, translating to MAGKTPPDDDQPKVFISAQAATCDQCGKELDRHAWMVPQENKKALCLSCAGLDLLVFLPSGDAALTRRSKKHSRLSAAVLQWNSQRKRFERQGLLVENEALEQAKLECSADAPLRKQRQAQASVRRAELDQEYIKAFAAKVRQLYPDCPPGRENQIAEHACRKYSGRVGRSAMAKELDEKAVRLAVAAHIRHTETPYDHLLETTRSRALARAKVLDKVNFTLRIWS from the coding sequence ATGGCCGGGAAAACGCCCCCAGACGACGACCAACCCAAGGTATTCATTTCAGCCCAGGCAGCAACGTGCGACCAATGCGGGAAGGAGCTCGACCGGCATGCGTGGATGGTTCCGCAGGAAAATAAGAAAGCGCTCTGCCTGAGCTGCGCCGGGCTCGACCTCCTCGTTTTCCTGCCCTCCGGCGATGCCGCCCTGACGCGGCGCTCCAAAAAGCATTCCCGGCTCTCCGCCGCGGTGCTCCAATGGAACAGCCAGCGCAAACGCTTCGAACGCCAAGGCCTGCTCGTTGAAAACGAAGCCCTTGAGCAGGCCAAACTCGAATGCAGCGCCGATGCCCCGCTGCGCAAACAGCGCCAGGCCCAGGCCTCCGTGCGCCGCGCCGAGCTCGACCAGGAATACATCAAGGCCTTCGCCGCCAAGGTTCGCCAGCTCTATCCGGACTGCCCGCCCGGCCGCGAAAACCAGATCGCCGAGCACGCCTGCCGCAAATACAGCGGCCGCGTCGGGCGCAGCGCCATGGCCAAGGAGCTCGACGAAAAGGCCGTCCGCCTCGCCGTCGCCGCCCACATCCGCCACACCGAAACCCCATACGACCACCTGCTCGAAACCACCCGCAGCCGCGCCCTCGCCCGCGCCAAGGTCCTCGACAAAGTCAATTTCACGCTGCGCATTTGGTCATGA
- a CDS encoding UbiA family prenyltransferase, whose translation MSDSESIPLFVDLDGTLVKLDTLHQALFLLLRRDPVSLLKVPGWLAKGKAHLKDQVLQRVSLDASVLPYHRQFLDWLLKERKKGRKLILATASNYRTANAVAAHLGIFDEVLASNEQTNLRHQAKLEAIREMHGEFGYAGNDEADFPVWDAAAEVVLVNPTAGAKKNYALKADHIFVEQRPAGRMFIKAMRCQQWLKNLLIFSPMLLAHRFTDAGTIVGAVTAFFSFSFAASSIYVLNDLFDLSADQHHPRKRKRPFASGDLPIATGALLTPILVIISLALATFLPPIFLWVLLAYYALTTLYSWRIKQLAVADVLMLAILYSMRIIAGSVATGTTASGWFIEFAIFLFLSLALVKRLSELREIKESPEKDNSQRERAYVVDDLPLLLGFGSASGYISVFVFTMYLSSEKVIELYSRPHFLWILCPLLLYWITRIWHLAWRGKMTDDPLAFAARDPQTFLVGAIGIAALLYAI comes from the coding sequence ATGAGCGATAGCGAATCCATCCCACTTTTCGTCGATCTTGACGGCACGCTCGTCAAGCTGGACACGTTGCACCAGGCCCTGTTCCTCCTGCTCCGCCGCGATCCGGTCAGCCTGCTCAAGGTTCCCGGCTGGTTGGCGAAGGGCAAGGCGCACCTGAAAGACCAGGTGCTGCAACGCGTATCGCTCGATGCCTCCGTGCTTCCCTACCACCGGCAATTCCTGGATTGGTTGCTAAAGGAGCGCAAGAAGGGGCGCAAGCTGATCCTCGCAACGGCCTCGAACTATCGCACCGCCAATGCGGTGGCCGCCCACCTCGGCATCTTCGACGAAGTCCTCGCCAGCAACGAGCAAACCAATCTCCGCCACCAAGCCAAGCTCGAAGCCATTCGTGAAATGCATGGGGAATTCGGCTATGCGGGAAACGACGAGGCCGACTTCCCCGTCTGGGATGCCGCCGCCGAAGTCGTCCTCGTGAACCCCACGGCCGGCGCCAAGAAAAACTATGCGCTCAAAGCCGACCACATCTTCGTGGAGCAGCGGCCGGCCGGCCGCATGTTCATCAAGGCCATGCGTTGCCAGCAATGGCTGAAGAACCTGCTCATTTTTTCACCCATGCTTCTGGCGCACCGCTTCACCGATGCCGGGACTATCGTTGGCGCGGTTACGGCCTTCTTTTCGTTTAGCTTTGCCGCTTCGTCGATCTATGTACTGAACGACCTGTTCGACCTCAGCGCCGACCAGCACCACCCGCGCAAGCGCAAGCGCCCCTTTGCTTCCGGCGACCTGCCCATTGCGACCGGCGCGCTGCTGACCCCCATCCTCGTGATCATCAGCCTGGCCCTCGCGACGTTCCTTCCCCCGATCTTCCTGTGGGTACTCCTGGCCTACTATGCGCTGACCACCCTCTATTCCTGGCGCATCAAGCAGCTGGCGGTGGCCGACGTGCTGATGCTGGCGATCCTCTATTCCATGCGCATCATTGCCGGGTCGGTGGCCACCGGCACCACGGCATCCGGCTGGTTTATCGAATTCGCCATCTTCCTGTTCCTGAGCCTCGCCCTGGTGAAACGCCTTTCCGAGCTGCGGGAAATAAAGGAGAGCCCGGAAAAGGACAACAGCCAGCGCGAGCGCGCCTATGTGGTGGACGACCTCCCGTTGCTGCTCGGGTTCGGCAGTGCCAGCGGCTATATCTCCGTATTCGTTTTCACCATGTATCTCAGTAGCGAAAAGGTGATCGAACTCTATTCGCGCCCGCACTTCCTCTGGATCCTCTGCCCGTTGCTGCTCTATTGGATCACCCGCATCTGGCATCTCGCCTGGCGCGGCAAGATGACGGACGACCCGCTGGCCTTCGCCGCCCGCGACCCGCAAACCTTTCTCGTCGGCGCTATCGGAATCGCCGCACTGTTGTACGCCATTTAA
- a CDS encoding low molecular weight protein arginine phosphatase, whose amino-acid sequence MSMVLFVCTGNTCRSPMAEALFMHRKGDLDWKAESAGVYASHGSPASGNAVEALRELNVDLSGHRSQPLTPELVEKANLIVTMTEGHRWHVLDCFPEVENRVFLINAFGTSKVPADVSDPFGGSLNTYIRTRDEIDRALSDLILFIRTGKQ is encoded by the coding sequence ATGAGCATGGTTTTATTTGTCTGCACGGGAAACACGTGCCGGAGCCCGATGGCGGAGGCGCTTTTCATGCACCGCAAAGGCGACCTGGATTGGAAGGCGGAATCGGCCGGCGTCTATGCCTCGCACGGCTCCCCGGCGAGCGGCAACGCCGTCGAGGCGTTGCGCGAGCTGAACGTGGACCTTTCCGGACACCGAAGCCAACCGCTTACCCCCGAACTGGTTGAAAAGGCCAACCTGATCGTCACCATGACCGAGGGGCACCGCTGGCACGTGCTCGACTGCTTCCCCGAGGTTGAAAACAGAGTTTTCTTGATTAACGCGTTCGGAACGTCGAAAGTCCCCGCCGATGTTTCCGATCCGTTCGGCGGTTCGCTAAACACCTATATAAGAACACGTGACGAAATTGATCGGGCCCTTTCGGACCTGATCCTTTTTATTCGCACCGGAAAACAATAG
- the priA gene encoding primosomal protein N' — protein sequence MATIAKVVVEISLDREFDYRIPAHLRDSIKVGSQVNVPFQSRELRGFVVGLSNFSAFADKLKEIAGVVGEKPLIPDEIMKLAYWIADYYCAPIENAVRTVLPSAVRKRGASHKKQLVVKLVDGASSSVQEKQPALTDPLLAMDEPTPSAQPNGAGCSVYEKLPPKQKLVVETLRQHGTMTVSELKERSGCSESPIKTLEKQGLVKIEEATILRDPHAGMELLRTKPFELMVEQKSALDTICASMDKEKPGTVLLHGVTGSGKTEVYLQAIQYALDRGQGAIVLVPEISLTPQTVDRFRSRFGDCVAVLHSSLSDGERHDEWHRIRNGEARIAIGARSALFSPIENPGLIVVDEEHEPTYKQDEAPRYNARDVAVMRGHLQNCCVVLGSATPALESFANVKSGRYELAEMLMRVDDRSMPLMRVVDMCIEKEKDGRPQIFSRELVEGIYDRLNLNEQVILFLNRRGFSSSLQCEKCGYVAECAECSVSMTYHKGAHKLLCHICGAEEQVPARCPDCKDPEFKYAGVGTEKIEEVLGKLCPNARVARMDSDTMRKKDSYRTVLDKFKTGKIDILLGTQMIAKGLDFPNVTLVGVLNADMSLHVPDFRAGERTFQLLTQVAGRAGRGEKAGEVIVQAYTPHHPAIQAARSLDYDGFCSQDLEFRRELNYPPFSHLVLLTFKGGDEPEVMGAADRFYEHLEAILPASVTHCPPMPAPLARAKGLWRYQIMLRCEHTVKMTRPIRHVVQSIRLPKGVACTVDVDALSLL from the coding sequence ATGGCAACCATCGCAAAAGTCGTTGTGGAGATATCGCTGGATCGGGAGTTCGACTACCGGATCCCCGCGCACCTGCGCGACTCCATCAAGGTCGGCTCGCAGGTCAACGTTCCGTTCCAGTCGCGCGAGCTGCGCGGATTCGTGGTCGGCCTCTCCAATTTTTCCGCCTTTGCCGATAAACTGAAGGAAATCGCCGGCGTCGTGGGGGAAAAGCCGCTGATCCCCGACGAAATCATGAAGCTGGCCTACTGGATTGCGGACTACTATTGCGCGCCGATCGAAAACGCCGTCCGCACCGTTCTCCCCAGCGCCGTCCGCAAACGCGGCGCGAGCCACAAGAAGCAGCTGGTGGTGAAGCTCGTAGACGGAGCTTCCAGCTCCGTTCAGGAAAAACAACCAGCGTTGACCGATCCCTTGCTCGCGATGGATGAACCAACGCCGTCCGCCCAACCCAACGGAGCGGGATGCTCCGTCTACGAAAAGCTACCCCCCAAGCAGAAGCTTGTCGTGGAGACCCTCCGGCAGCATGGCACCATGACGGTTTCCGAGTTGAAGGAGCGTTCGGGTTGTTCGGAGTCGCCGATCAAGACGCTGGAAAAGCAGGGGCTGGTGAAGATCGAGGAAGCAACCATCCTACGCGATCCGCATGCGGGGATGGAGCTGCTGCGCACCAAGCCGTTCGAGCTGATGGTGGAGCAAAAGAGCGCGCTCGATACCATCTGCGCGTCGATGGACAAGGAAAAGCCGGGGACGGTCTTGCTGCACGGGGTGACCGGCAGCGGAAAGACCGAGGTGTATTTGCAGGCGATCCAGTACGCGCTCGACCGAGGGCAGGGGGCGATCGTGCTCGTGCCGGAAATCTCGCTCACGCCGCAGACGGTCGACCGCTTCCGCTCGCGTTTCGGCGACTGCGTGGCGGTGCTGCACTCGAGTCTTTCCGACGGGGAGCGGCACGACGAGTGGCACCGCATCCGCAACGGCGAGGCGCGGATTGCCATCGGGGCGCGCTCGGCCCTGTTTTCGCCCATCGAGAATCCGGGGCTGATCGTGGTCGACGAGGAGCACGAACCCACCTACAAGCAGGACGAGGCCCCGCGCTACAATGCGCGCGACGTGGCCGTGATGCGCGGCCACCTGCAAAACTGCTGCGTGGTGCTGGGTTCGGCGACGCCCGCGCTGGAGTCGTTCGCCAATGTGAAAAGCGGGCGCTACGAGCTGGCCGAAATGCTGATGCGGGTGGACGACCGGTCGATGCCGCTGATGCGGGTGGTCGATATGTGCATCGAGAAGGAGAAGGATGGCCGCCCCCAGATTTTTTCAAGGGAGCTGGTGGAAGGCATTTATGACCGGCTGAACTTGAACGAGCAGGTGATTCTTTTCCTGAACCGGCGCGGTTTTTCCTCGTCGCTCCAGTGCGAGAAGTGCGGCTATGTGGCCGAATGCGCCGAATGCAGTGTTTCGATGACCTACCACAAAGGGGCCCATAAACTGCTGTGCCATATTTGCGGGGCCGAGGAGCAGGTGCCTGCCCGCTGCCCCGATTGCAAAGACCCCGAATTCAAGTATGCCGGCGTGGGCACCGAGAAAATCGAGGAAGTGCTCGGCAAGCTCTGCCCGAATGCCCGGGTGGCGCGGATGGATTCGGATACGATGCGCAAAAAGGATTCCTACCGCACCGTGCTCGATAAATTCAAGACCGGCAAGATCGACATCCTGCTCGGTACGCAGATGATTGCCAAGGGGTTGGATTTCCCGAACGTGACGCTCGTCGGCGTGCTCAATGCCGATATGTCGCTGCACGTGCCCGATTTCCGGGCGGGCGAGCGCACGTTCCAGCTGCTGACGCAGGTTGCCGGGCGCGCCGGGCGCGGCGAAAAGGCCGGCGAGGTGATCGTGCAGGCCTACACGCCGCACCATCCGGCCATCCAGGCCGCGCGTAGCCTCGACTACGACGGTTTTTGCTCGCAGGATCTGGAGTTCCGCCGCGAGCTGAACTATCCGCCGTTCTCGCACCTCGTCCTGCTCACCTTCAAGGGCGGGGACGAGCCCGAGGTGATGGGCGCGGCCGATCGGTTCTATGAGCACCTGGAAGCCATTCTGCCGGCCTCCGTCACGCACTGCCCGCCGATGCCGGCGCCGCTCGCCCGGGCCAAGGGGCTCTGGCGCTACCAGATCATGCTGCGTTGCGAACACACCGTCAAAATGACGCGCCCCATCCGGCACGTCGTCCAGTCCATCCGCCTGCCCAAAGGCGTCGCCTGCACGGTCGATGTGGACGCGCTCTCGCTGTTGTAG
- the arsA gene encoding arsenical pump-driving ATPase: MNTLLNKASRFLFFTGKGGVGKTSMSCSIAVGLAGQGKKVLLISTDPASNLHEVLETDLGSRPVPVNGVPGLDAMNINPMTAAEEYRERMVGPYRGVLPEEAVQQMEEQLSGACTVEIAGFNEFSKFIGDESIIGQYDHVVLDTAPTGHTLRLLNLPSAWNDFIAGNETGSSCLGPVAGLASQKALYEQVVAALKNPEQTLLALVARAEPMSLAEASRASAELAELGLTNQHLILNGVFSEAGDDAVAQAFAHKSNAAIAGMPENFRSLEKTLVPFRPHGVMGVGALQAVARGEADPAWLDAPESLRSALPAALENVQGWDALFESLESRGNGVIMTMGKGGVGKTVMASAIAAELAQLGHSVLLSTTDPAAHVAETIGAGLPNLQIDRIDPKAETEAYCQDILSKNRSKLSEADLALLEEELRSPCIEEIAVFQAFARTVAKGSNQFIVLDTAPTGHTLLLLDSTEAYHREVAKSTDDLPAEVKELLPRIRDPEFTKVLIVALPEATPTHEAEDLQRDLRRANIEPFGWIINRSFAVSGTTDPVLCAKGLHETDYIQEIANGLSARQTVISPWIGKELSGADRLHLLTR; the protein is encoded by the coding sequence ATGAATACATTATTGAATAAAGCGTCACGCTTCCTGTTTTTCACCGGCAAGGGCGGGGTGGGAAAAACCTCCATGTCCTGTTCCATTGCCGTCGGCCTGGCGGGGCAGGGAAAAAAGGTGCTGCTGATCAGTACCGATCCCGCCTCCAACCTGCACGAGGTGCTCGAAACCGATCTCGGTTCCCGTCCCGTTCCCGTGAACGGCGTACCGGGGCTCGATGCCATGAATATCAACCCCATGACGGCGGCCGAGGAATATCGCGAGCGCATGGTCGGCCCCTACCGGGGCGTGCTGCCGGAAGAAGCCGTTCAGCAGATGGAAGAGCAGCTCTCCGGCGCCTGCACCGTCGAGATTGCCGGCTTCAACGAGTTTTCAAAATTCATCGGCGACGAGTCGATCATCGGGCAGTACGACCATGTGGTGCTCGACACCGCGCCAACCGGCCATACGCTGCGCCTGCTCAATCTGCCCTCGGCGTGGAACGACTTTATTGCCGGCAATGAAACCGGTTCCTCCTGCCTCGGCCCCGTCGCCGGACTGGCCAGCCAGAAGGCCCTCTATGAACAGGTCGTCGCCGCGCTGAAGAATCCGGAGCAAACCCTGCTTGCCCTCGTGGCCCGCGCCGAACCCATGAGCCTGGCCGAGGCTTCGCGCGCCAGCGCCGAGCTGGCGGAACTCGGACTGACCAACCAGCATCTCATTCTCAATGGCGTCTTTTCCGAAGCCGGCGACGATGCCGTTGCGCAGGCCTTCGCGCACAAGTCGAACGCCGCCATCGCGGGCATGCCCGAAAACTTCCGCTCGCTCGAAAAGACGCTCGTTCCGTTCCGTCCGCATGGCGTGATGGGCGTGGGCGCGCTCCAGGCCGTGGCCCGGGGTGAAGCCGACCCCGCCTGGCTCGATGCCCCCGAATCCCTGCGTTCCGCGCTGCCCGCTGCGTTGGAAAACGTGCAGGGGTGGGATGCGCTTTTCGAATCGCTCGAAAGCCGCGGCAACGGCGTCATCATGACCATGGGCAAGGGCGGGGTGGGTAAAACCGTCATGGCTTCGGCCATCGCGGCGGAGCTGGCGCAGCTCGGCCATTCCGTGCTGCTTTCCACCACCGATCCGGCGGCGCACGTGGCCGAAACCATCGGCGCGGGGCTGCCCAACCTGCAGATCGACCGCATCGATCCCAAGGCCGAAACCGAAGCCTATTGCCAGGACATCCTTTCGAAAAACCGCAGCAAGCTTTCGGAGGCCGACCTGGCCCTGCTCGAAGAAGAGTTGCGCTCGCCCTGCATCGAAGAGATCGCCGTGTTCCAGGCCTTCGCCCGCACCGTCGCCAAGGGGTCGAACCAATTCATCGTGCTCGACACCGCGCCCACCGGCCATACCTTGCTCTTGCTCGATTCAACCGAGGCCTACCATCGCGAAGTTGCCAAATCGACGGACGACCTTCCGGCGGAAGTGAAGGAACTCCTGCCGCGCATCCGCGATCCCGAATTCACCAAGGTGCTGATCGTGGCCCTGCCCGAGGCCACGCCGACGCACGAGGCCGAAGACCTCCAGCGCGACCTGCGCCGCGCAAACATCGAACCGTTCGGCTGGATCATCAACCGCAGCTTCGCCGTTTCCGGCACAACCGATCCCGTCCTTTGCGCCAAGGGCCTGCACGAAACCGACTACATCCAGGAAATCGCCAACGGCCTTTCAGCCCGGCAAACCGTCATCTCCCCCTGGATCGGCAAGGAGCTCTCCGGAGCCGATCGCCTGCATCTGCTGACGCGCTAG
- a CDS encoding PfkB family carbohydrate kinase: MTKPVVDLTIVGSIGIDTIETPTEKQEEILGGSVSYACAAASFFSHTGMVGVVGTDFPQEFRDTWSNMSIDLEGLQTVEGKTFRWGGAYHENMDNRDTLFTDLGVFESFSPELPEDYKEAPYLFLGNIHPALQLHVLEQTRDPKFVLIDTMDLWINIAKDDLAKVISRCNMLTLNESEAQLYTGEHSLTQAAKLLLELGPEYVLIKKGGNGSMLFTKQDIFLLHAYPLDTFKDPTGAGDTFAGGLMGALAASGKTDKKAIREAMVYGSIVASFGVEEFSLERLKQLDRDEIEIRVAEFKEMCRI; the protein is encoded by the coding sequence ATGACCAAACCTGTTGTTGACTTGACCATCGTCGGTTCCATCGGGATCGATACCATCGAAACCCCGACCGAAAAGCAGGAGGAAATCCTGGGAGGCTCCGTCAGCTATGCCTGCGCCGCCGCCTCGTTCTTCAGCCACACCGGCATGGTCGGCGTGGTTGGAACCGACTTCCCGCAGGAGTTCCGCGACACCTGGAGCAACATGAGCATCGACCTCGAGGGCCTGCAGACCGTGGAAGGAAAAACCTTCCGCTGGGGCGGCGCCTACCACGAGAACATGGATAACCGCGACACCCTCTTCACCGATCTCGGCGTCTTCGAATCCTTTTCCCCGGAGCTGCCGGAAGACTATAAGGAAGCCCCCTACCTCTTCCTCGGCAACATCCATCCGGCCCTGCAGCTCCACGTCCTCGAACAGACGCGCGACCCCAAGTTTGTCCTCATCGACACCATGGACCTGTGGATCAACATCGCCAAGGACGACCTGGCCAAGGTGATCTCCAGATGCAACATGCTCACGCTCAACGAATCCGAGGCCCAGCTCTATACCGGCGAGCATTCCCTGACCCAGGCGGCCAAGCTGCTGCTCGAACTCGGCCCCGAATATGTGCTCATCAAGAAAGGCGGCAACGGCTCCATGCTCTTCACCAAGCAAGACATCTTCCTGCTGCACGCCTACCCGCTCGACACCTTCAAGGATCCCACCGGCGCCGGCGACACCTTTGCCGGCGGCCTGATGGGCGCGCTCGCCGCCTCGGGGAAGACCGACAAGAAAGCCATCCGCGAGGCCATGGTCTACGGCAGCATCGTCGCCTCCTTCGGCGTCGAGGAGTTCAGCCTGGAGCGCCTCAAGCAGCTCGATCGCGATGAAATCGAAATCCGGGTTGCCGAATTCAAGGAAATGTGCAGAATCTGA
- a CDS encoding L-threonylcarbamoyladenylate synthase, whose translation MTTIVEIDRETPDPQLLAQARAVLAGSGLVIVPTETVYGIACDPAVPGAMEKLVAAKGRDGDKPIARLAADGGQVKATAKNWTAGLEALANAYWPGPLTIVLETSEGWTGYRVPDHAVAIGLARACGRTLALTSANLSGDPDTKTAQEAVASVEADLALDSGPSAEQAIPSTVIKVDGESIECLREGKIPFAEVAAVFKEAEQ comes from the coding sequence ATGACCACGATAGTTGAAATCGACCGGGAAACCCCCGACCCGCAGCTGCTGGCGCAGGCCCGCGCCGTTCTGGCCGGAAGCGGACTGGTGATTGTCCCGACGGAAACCGTCTATGGCATCGCCTGCGATCCGGCGGTGCCGGGTGCGATGGAAAAGCTGGTTGCCGCCAAGGGGCGCGACGGCGACAAGCCGATCGCCCGCCTGGCCGCCGACGGCGGACAGGTGAAGGCGACGGCCAAGAATTGGACTGCCGGCCTCGAAGCCTTGGCCAACGCCTACTGGCCGGGGCCGTTGACGATTGTTTTGGAAACGAGCGAGGGATGGACGGGCTATCGCGTGCCCGACCACGCCGTGGCGATCGGGCTGGCCCGGGCCTGCGGCCGTACCCTTGCGCTCACCAGCGCCAACCTCAGCGGCGACCCCGACACCAAAACCGCGCAGGAGGCCGTGGCCTCGGTCGAGGCCGACCTCGCGCTCGATAGCGGCCCGTCGGCCGAACAGGCCATCCCGAGCACGGTCATCAAGGTGGATGGGGAAAGCATTGAATGCCTGCGGGAGGGAAAGATCCCGTTTGCGGAAGTGGCCGCGGTTTTCAAGGAAGCCGAGCAATGA
- the rpiB gene encoding ribose 5-phosphate isomerase B, with the protein MKIAIGSDHGGFALKTRIAEILMDKGITVEDLGCNSADSVDYPDYAAAVAEEVSNATVDQGIIVCTTGIGVSMTANKFPRVRAALCLNAEMASMTRQHNNANVLCLSGKFTPEAEAEAILEAWLSSEFEGGRHERRVMKIKDYASETAGTIAVYDADPEIYALLKKEDQRQKENLELIASENIVSKAVREVAGSRMTNKYAEGYPAKRWYNGCEWVDEAERLAIDRAKELFGAEHANVQPHHGSGANMAVYYAMLNPGDTILAMSLAEGGHLTHGHPMNFSGRFFNVVPYGVDKETEQIDYDNVQALADKHKPKMLVAGASAYSRIIDFKRLRKIADSCGAYLMVDMAHIAGLVAAGCHPNPVPYAEFVTTTTHKTLRGPRGGMILCQEKFAADIDKQVFPGIQGGPLMHTIAAKAVCFHEDLQPSFKQYQQQVVKNAQALAAALEDDDIRLVSGGTDNHLMLVDLTKTGVTGKDAAIALDKAAITVNKNAIPFDTKSPFVTSGIRIGTPAVTTRGMKEAEMEKIAEFIKRAIRHADNDAVLAQIKEEVIALTAQFPIP; encoded by the coding sequence ATGAAAATTGCGATTGGATCAGACCACGGCGGATTCGCCCTGAAAACCCGTATTGCCGAGATCCTGATGGATAAGGGCATCACGGTTGAAGACCTCGGCTGCAACAGCGCCGACTCGGTCGACTACCCCGACTACGCGGCCGCCGTGGCCGAAGAAGTCTCCAACGCCACCGTCGACCAGGGCATCATCGTCTGCACCACCGGCATCGGCGTCAGCATGACCGCCAACAAGTTTCCGCGTGTCCGCGCCGCCCTCTGCCTCAACGCCGAAATGGCCAGCATGACCCGCCAGCACAACAACGCCAATGTGCTCTGCCTTTCCGGCAAGTTCACCCCCGAGGCGGAAGCGGAAGCAATTCTCGAAGCGTGGCTCTCCTCCGAGTTCGAAGGCGGTCGCCACGAGCGCCGCGTCATGAAGATCAAGGACTACGCCTCCGAAACCGCCGGCACCATCGCCGTCTACGACGCCGACCCCGAAATCTACGCCCTGCTGAAAAAGGAAGACCAGCGCCAAAAGGAAAACCTGGAACTGATCGCCTCCGAAAACATCGTGAGCAAGGCCGTCCGCGAAGTCGCCGGCTCGCGCATGACCAATAAATATGCCGAAGGCTACCCGGCCAAACGTTGGTACAACGGCTGCGAATGGGTGGATGAAGCCGAACGCCTCGCCATCGACCGCGCCAAGGAGCTCTTCGGGGCGGAGCACGCCAATGTGCAGCCGCACCATGGTTCCGGCGCCAACATGGCCGTCTACTACGCCATGCTCAACCCCGGCGACACCATCCTCGCCATGAGCCTCGCCGAAGGCGGCCACCTGACCCACGGCCACCCGATGAACTTTTCCGGCCGCTTCTTCAACGTGGTGCCCTACGGCGTCGACAAGGAAACCGAGCAAATCGACTACGACAACGTCCAGGCCCTGGCCGACAAACACAAGCCGAAGATGCTCGTTGCCGGCGCGTCCGCCTACTCCCGCATCATCGACTTCAAGCGCCTGCGCAAGATCGCCGACAGCTGCGGCGCCTACCTGATGGTCGACATGGCGCACATCGCCGGCCTCGTGGCGGCGGGCTGCCACCCGAACCCGGTTCCGTATGCCGAATTCGTAACCACCACCACGCACAAAACCCTGCGCGGCCCGCGCGGCGGCATGATTCTCTGCCAGGAAAAATTCGCGGCGGATATCGACAAGCAGGTGTTCCCGGGCATCCAGGGCGGCCCGCTGATGCACACCATCGCGGCCAAGGCCGTCTGCTTCCACGAAGACCTCCAGCCCTCGTTCAAGCAATATCAGCAGCAGGTCGTGAAAAACGCCCAGGCACTGGCGGCCGCGCTGGAAGACGACGACATCCGTTTGGTTTCCGGCGGAACCGACAACCACCTGATGCTGGTCGACCTCACCAAGACCGGCGTCACCGGCAAGGATGCGGCCATCGCGCTCGACAAGGCGGCCATCACCGTCAACAAGAACGCCATCCCGTTCGACACCAAGAGCCCGTTCGTCACCTCCGGCATCCGCATCGGCACCCCGGCGGTAACCACTCGCGGCATGAAGGAAGCGGAAATGGAAAAGATTGCGGAGTTCATCAAGCGCGCCATCCGCCATGCGGACAACGACGCGGTTCTGGCCCAGATCAAGGAAGAGGTCATTGCCCTCACCGCCCAGTTCCCGATTCCGTAA